The Globicephala melas chromosome 13, mGloMel1.2, whole genome shotgun sequence genome includes a region encoding these proteins:
- the PRELID3A gene encoding PRELI domain containing protein 3A isoform X7, which translates to MRVWSSEHVFGHPWDTVIKAAMRKYPNPMNPSVVGVDVLERSVDSRGRLHSHRLLSTEWGLPSLVRAILGTSRTLTYIREHSVVDPVGKKMELCSTNVSNGHDDHTHKLGVGEREAGVHTPPGGPRKDRAHPRSRHHREGDQPRQLSGEFDGQHDIIQRKEGSLLQELHC; encoded by the exons ATGAGGGTCTGGAGCTCGGAGCATGTGTTCGG CCACCCGTGGGACACAGTCATCAAGGCTGCCATGAGGAAGTACCCGAATCCCATGAACCCCAGTGTCGTGGGCGTCGACGTGCTGGAGCGCAGTGTGGACAGCCGGGGCCGGCTTCACAGCCACCGCCTCCTCAGCACCGAGTGGGGGCTGCCCAGCCTCGTGAGAGCG attttggGAACCAGTAGGACTTTGACATACATCAGAGAACATTCTGTTGTGGATCCAGtgggaaagaaaatggagctcTGTTCCACCAATGTAAGCAATGGCCACGATG ATCACACTCACAAACTGGGTGTCGGTGAGCGAGAGGCTGGTGTACACACCCCACCCGGAGGACCCAGGAAG GACCGTGCTCACCCAAGAAGCCGTCATCACCGTGAAGGGGATCAGCCTCGGCAGCTATCTGGAGAGTTTGATGGCCAACACGATATCATCCAACGCAAAGAAG
- the PRELID3A gene encoding PRELI domain containing protein 3A isoform X9, translating to MRVWSSEHVFGHPWDTVIKAAMRKYPNPMNPSVVGVDVLERSVDSRGRLHSHRLLSTEWGLPSLVRAILGTSRTLTYIREHSVVDPVGKKMELCSTNITLTNWVSVSERLVYTPHPEDPGRTVLTQEAVITVKGISLGSYLESLMANTISSNAKKVVSNS from the exons ATGAGGGTCTGGAGCTCGGAGCATGTGTTCGG CCACCCGTGGGACACAGTCATCAAGGCTGCCATGAGGAAGTACCCGAATCCCATGAACCCCAGTGTCGTGGGCGTCGACGTGCTGGAGCGCAGTGTGGACAGCCGGGGCCGGCTTCACAGCCACCGCCTCCTCAGCACCGAGTGGGGGCTGCCCAGCCTCGTGAGAGCG attttggGAACCAGTAGGACTTTGACATACATCAGAGAACATTCTGTTGTGGATCCAGtgggaaagaaaatggagctcTGTTCCACCAAT ATCACACTCACAAACTGGGTGTCGGTGAGCGAGAGGCTGGTGTACACACCCCACCCGGAGGACCCAGGAAG GACCGTGCTCACCCAAGAAGCCGTCATCACCGTGAAGGGGATCAGCCTCGGCAGCTATCTGGAGAGTTTGATGGCCAACACGATATCATCCAACGCAAAGAAG
- the PRELID3A gene encoding PRELI domain containing protein 3A isoform X8: MRVWSSEHVFGHPWDTVIKAAMRKYPNPMNPSVVGVDVLERSVDSRGRLHSHRLLSTEWGLPSLVRAILGTSRTLTYIREHSVVDPVGKKMELCSTNVSNGHDDHTHKLGVGEREAGVHTPPGGPRKDRAHPRSRHHREGDQPRQLSGEFDGQHDIIQRKEGVGCY, translated from the exons ATGAGGGTCTGGAGCTCGGAGCATGTGTTCGG CCACCCGTGGGACACAGTCATCAAGGCTGCCATGAGGAAGTACCCGAATCCCATGAACCCCAGTGTCGTGGGCGTCGACGTGCTGGAGCGCAGTGTGGACAGCCGGGGCCGGCTTCACAGCCACCGCCTCCTCAGCACCGAGTGGGGGCTGCCCAGCCTCGTGAGAGCG attttggGAACCAGTAGGACTTTGACATACATCAGAGAACATTCTGTTGTGGATCCAGtgggaaagaaaatggagctcTGTTCCACCAATGTAAGCAATGGCCACGATG ATCACACTCACAAACTGGGTGTCGGTGAGCGAGAGGCTGGTGTACACACCCCACCCGGAGGACCCAGGAAG GACCGTGCTCACCCAAGAAGCCGTCATCACCGTGAAGGGGATCAGCCTCGGCAGCTATCTGGAGAGTTTGATGGCCAACACGATATCATCCAACGCAAAGAAG GGGTGGGCTGCTATTGA
- the PRELID3A gene encoding PRELI domain containing protein 3A isoform X10, whose product MRVWSSEHVFGHPWDTVIKAAMRKYPNPMNPSVVGVDVLERSVDSRGRLHSHRLLSTEWGLPSLVRAILGTSRTLTYIREHSVVDPVGKKMELCSTNITLTNWVSVSERLVYTPHPEDPGRTVLTQEAVITVKGISLGSYLESLMANTISSNAKKLS is encoded by the exons ATGAGGGTCTGGAGCTCGGAGCATGTGTTCGG CCACCCGTGGGACACAGTCATCAAGGCTGCCATGAGGAAGTACCCGAATCCCATGAACCCCAGTGTCGTGGGCGTCGACGTGCTGGAGCGCAGTGTGGACAGCCGGGGCCGGCTTCACAGCCACCGCCTCCTCAGCACCGAGTGGGGGCTGCCCAGCCTCGTGAGAGCG attttggGAACCAGTAGGACTTTGACATACATCAGAGAACATTCTGTTGTGGATCCAGtgggaaagaaaatggagctcTGTTCCACCAAT ATCACACTCACAAACTGGGTGTCGGTGAGCGAGAGGCTGGTGTACACACCCCACCCGGAGGACCCAGGAAG GACCGTGCTCACCCAAGAAGCCGTCATCACCGTGAAGGGGATCAGCCTCGGCAGCTATCTGGAGAGTTTGATGGCCAACACGATATCATCCAACGCAAAGAAG
- the PRELID3A gene encoding PRELI domain containing protein 3A isoform X6: protein MRVWSSEHVFGHPWDTVIKAAMRKYPNPMNPSVVGVDVLERSVDSRGRLHSHRLLSTEWGLPSLVRAILGTSRTLTYIREHSVVDPVGKKMELCSTNITLTNWVSVSERLVYTPHPEDPGRTVLTQEAVITVKGISLGSYLESLMANTISSNAKKGWAAIEWIIENAERALS, encoded by the exons ATGAGGGTCTGGAGCTCGGAGCATGTGTTCGG CCACCCGTGGGACACAGTCATCAAGGCTGCCATGAGGAAGTACCCGAATCCCATGAACCCCAGTGTCGTGGGCGTCGACGTGCTGGAGCGCAGTGTGGACAGCCGGGGCCGGCTTCACAGCCACCGCCTCCTCAGCACCGAGTGGGGGCTGCCCAGCCTCGTGAGAGCG attttggGAACCAGTAGGACTTTGACATACATCAGAGAACATTCTGTTGTGGATCCAGtgggaaagaaaatggagctcTGTTCCACCAAT ATCACACTCACAAACTGGGTGTCGGTGAGCGAGAGGCTGGTGTACACACCCCACCCGGAGGACCCAGGAAG GACCGTGCTCACCCAAGAAGCCGTCATCACCGTGAAGGGGATCAGCCTCGGCAGCTATCTGGAGAGTTTGATGGCCAACACGATATCATCCAACGCAAAGAAG GGGTGGGCTGCTATTGAGTGGATAATTGAAAATGCTGAACGCGCCCTGAGCTAA